One Lasioglossum baleicum chromosome 6, iyLasBale1, whole genome shotgun sequence genomic window carries:
- the LOC143209594 gene encoding ATP synthase-coupling factor 6, mitochondrial — protein MLTKRLATSVPKVFKRNIGIVAPALQKASDPIQQLFLDKLREYKSKSTGGKLVDPTPEIEKEKKTELERLAKQFGSSDRRVMEEFPKITFEDPKL, from the exons ATGCTTACCAAACGCTTAGCCACCAGTGTACCAAAGGTTTTTAAACGCAACATTGGCATTGTTGCACCTGCATTGCAGAAGGCAAGCGACCCAATTCAACAATTGTTTCTCGATAAACTCCGTGAATATAAATCGAAGAGCAC CGGTGGAAAATTGGTCGACCCTACTCCTGAAAtcgaaaaggaaaagaagaCTGAACTAGAAAGGCTTGCTAAACAGTTTGGCAGTTCTGACAGACGTGTCATGGAAGAATTTCCCAAGATCACTTTCGAAG ATCCAAAATTATAA